The following proteins are encoded in a genomic region of Sorangiineae bacterium MSr12523:
- a CDS encoding TetR/AcrR family transcriptional regulator, which produces MARLPGGLRPQKKPAGRYHHGELRRALLDAALGIVEKDGTGAVSLSAAARRVGVSPQASYNHFRDKGALLAAMAEEGLRGLERSMREAGAADLGEGERLEAIGVAYVAHASAHPAHFRLLSAPELADKTEHPQLLAAYEAAFGVLLAAIEACQATGVVRKADARKLARAAWAMVHGVAWLLVDGQFAVAGADAAHVARESVRVLFKGLDARR; this is translated from the coding sequence GTGGCGAGATTACCTGGAGGGCTGCGACCGCAAAAGAAACCCGCGGGCAGGTATCATCATGGCGAGCTTCGCCGCGCGCTGCTCGATGCCGCGCTCGGCATTGTCGAGAAGGATGGAACCGGTGCCGTTTCGCTGAGTGCTGCCGCGCGGCGCGTCGGTGTCTCGCCCCAAGCGAGCTACAACCACTTTCGTGACAAGGGCGCGTTGCTCGCGGCCATGGCGGAGGAGGGGCTGCGTGGGCTCGAGCGGAGCATGCGCGAGGCCGGCGCGGCCGATCTCGGTGAAGGCGAGCGCCTCGAGGCCATCGGTGTTGCGTATGTCGCGCACGCGAGTGCCCACCCCGCACACTTTCGCTTGCTCAGTGCTCCCGAGCTCGCAGACAAGACGGAGCACCCGCAGCTCTTGGCCGCGTACGAAGCCGCGTTCGGCGTGCTCCTCGCAGCCATCGAGGCGTGCCAAGCGACCGGCGTCGTGCGCAAGGCCGATGCGCGGAAACTCGCGCGCGCCGCATGGGCGATGGTTCACGGCGTGGCGTGGCTGCTCGTCGATGGGCAATTCGCGGTCGCCGGAGCCGACGCCGCACATGTGGCGCGTGAGTCGGTGCGGGTGCTGTTCAAAGGACTGGACGCGCGCCGTTAG
- a CDS encoding nuclear transport factor 2 family protein: MYHFFVRRHLREVFARLNAGDYAFITRQFDPGAVHWFAGRHALSGKRTSPARIKEWYERLANVFPGIRFDIKKLIVAGPPWNTQAAIEWADEARDRNDDPLPNQGVFILRLRWGKAIEFRVHCDTALIEKNLGILAAQGVAAASAAPIAG, encoded by the coding sequence ATGTACCACTTCTTCGTCCGACGCCACCTGAGGGAGGTTTTCGCTCGACTCAACGCGGGTGACTACGCGTTCATCACGCGCCAGTTCGACCCGGGCGCCGTCCACTGGTTTGCAGGCCGCCACGCGCTCTCCGGAAAGCGGACATCACCGGCCCGCATCAAGGAATGGTACGAGCGGCTGGCAAACGTCTTTCCAGGAATCCGCTTCGACATCAAAAAGCTCATTGTCGCGGGCCCTCCGTGGAACACACAAGCCGCCATCGAATGGGCGGACGAGGCCCGCGATCGCAACGACGATCCGCTACCGAATCAAGGGGTTTTCATCCTGCGCCTTCGCTGGGGCAAGGCAATCGAGTTCCGCGTCCACTGCGACACCGCCCTCATCGAGAAGAACCTAGGCATCCTCGCCGCCCAAGGCGTCGCCGCGGCCAGCGCCGCCCCCATCGCGGGCTAA
- a CDS encoding YafY family transcriptional regulator, giving the protein MTASWGSAMTRSERLLRLVEVLRGYRSPVSGAVLAGKLQVSLRTLYRDVAALQKMGARIDGEPGVGYVLRPGFLLPPLIFTEEELEALTVGWRWVAEKADTRLADAGRTALSKIAAVLPRDLRRGLDASGVLVIGERKQAPAAGDEELSKIRRAIRTESKLSISYKDGHGKETRRVIWPLALGFFQIWRVVAAWCELRTDLRHFRTDRISKITVLNERYPKSRQALLREWTETKGFKPR; this is encoded by the coding sequence GTGACAGCATCGTGGGGCAGCGCGATGACACGCAGTGAACGCCTTCTTCGACTGGTCGAGGTTTTGCGCGGCTATCGCTCCCCGGTGAGTGGCGCTGTCCTCGCCGGCAAGTTGCAAGTCAGCCTTCGCACCTTGTACCGGGACGTCGCGGCGCTCCAGAAAATGGGGGCACGCATCGACGGAGAGCCCGGAGTCGGTTATGTGCTGCGACCTGGGTTTCTTCTGCCGCCTCTGATATTCACCGAAGAGGAGCTCGAGGCGCTCACCGTCGGCTGGCGATGGGTTGCAGAGAAAGCGGACACCCGACTGGCGGATGCTGGGAGGACTGCGCTCTCGAAGATTGCCGCCGTTCTCCCCCGAGATCTTCGGCGCGGCCTGGACGCCTCGGGCGTGCTTGTCATCGGCGAGCGAAAGCAGGCCCCCGCTGCGGGCGACGAGGAGCTCAGCAAGATTCGGCGCGCCATCCGCACCGAGTCGAAGCTTTCCATCTCCTACAAGGACGGGCATGGAAAGGAAACCCGCCGCGTCATCTGGCCTCTCGCCCTCGGCTTCTTTCAGATCTGGCGTGTCGTTGCCGCGTGGTGCGAGCTTCGAACCGATCTCCGCCACTTCCGGACCGATCGCATTTCGAAGATTACGGTGCTGAACGAGCGGTATCCAAAGAGCCGGCAAGCGCTGCTACGCGAATGGACCGAGACGAAGGGCTTCAAACCGCGATAG
- a CDS encoding HAMP domain-containing histidine kinase, translated as MRRLRLVQRIYLVGMAQFAVVAIVAVVVFLVMRSSRIAMFRDSALNFVVATLEAEARDRASLQPIVDRAADELHWSVTIYDANGAPIAFSQSQPLAEPQPSAVRRRRLDLRGELPMQMVVSFPDLPPSPGVALFGIFVLAVVGISSWLTARSLAVPLERLASTARAFGAGRLSARTHLLRTDELGDVARAFDDMADRVTKAIQAKRELLANISHELRTPLQRIRIALDLAAEGDATTAHDSLRDIAEDLADLEVLVGDVLTATRLALREGAGSASALPPISFESVRLSGLLERSVSRFRSAHSERELDASISTPMPTILADPRLLRRVFDNLLENAHKYTDDGHRPIHLSCASIPDGVVVEVRDYGIGIAAADLERIFEPFFRADRSRTRATGGLGLGLTLARHIVEAHGGTLSLTSELGQGTTARVELPLNAGRASLR; from the coding sequence GTGCGACGTTTGCGCCTCGTGCAGCGCATTTACCTCGTAGGTATGGCGCAGTTTGCGGTCGTTGCCATCGTGGCGGTCGTGGTATTTTTGGTGATGCGTTCGTCGCGCATTGCGATGTTTCGCGATAGCGCGCTGAACTTCGTGGTCGCGACGCTCGAGGCCGAGGCGCGAGATCGCGCGTCCCTGCAGCCTATCGTGGACCGCGCCGCGGACGAGTTGCACTGGTCCGTCACGATTTACGATGCGAATGGGGCACCGATTGCGTTCTCGCAGTCGCAGCCATTGGCCGAGCCGCAACCGTCGGCCGTGAGGCGCCGCCGTCTCGACCTTCGCGGCGAGTTGCCCATGCAGATGGTCGTATCCTTTCCCGATCTTCCCCCGTCGCCTGGCGTCGCTCTATTTGGTATTTTCGTACTGGCGGTAGTTGGTATTTCGTCGTGGCTCACCGCGCGGTCGCTGGCCGTTCCGCTCGAGAGGCTCGCGTCCACGGCGAGGGCGTTCGGCGCGGGCCGCCTGTCGGCGCGCACGCACTTGCTACGCACCGACGAACTGGGGGACGTCGCGCGGGCATTCGACGATATGGCGGATCGGGTGACCAAGGCCATTCAGGCCAAGCGCGAGCTTCTGGCGAACATTTCCCACGAGCTGCGAACCCCACTCCAGCGAATCCGAATCGCGCTGGACCTTGCCGCGGAGGGCGATGCCACGACCGCGCACGACTCGCTGCGTGACATCGCCGAGGACCTGGCCGATCTCGAAGTGCTCGTGGGCGACGTGCTCACGGCGACACGTCTCGCACTCCGCGAGGGAGCAGGTTCCGCAAGCGCACTTCCTCCCATTTCGTTCGAGTCCGTGAGGCTGAGCGGCCTTCTCGAGAGATCCGTGTCGCGGTTTCGATCGGCCCATTCCGAGCGCGAGCTCGACGCGTCGATTTCGACTCCAATGCCGACGATCTTGGCCGACCCGCGCCTTCTGCGAAGGGTATTCGACAATTTGCTGGAGAATGCCCACAAGTACACCGACGACGGCCATCGCCCGATTCATCTATCGTGCGCATCGATTCCCGACGGCGTCGTGGTCGAGGTGCGCGATTACGGCATCGGTATCGCCGCCGCGGATCTCGAGCGCATCTTCGAGCCTTTCTTCCGCGCCGATCGCAGCCGCACCCGCGCCACCGGCGGACTCGGACTCGGCCTCACACTCGCACGCCACATCGTCGAGGCCCACGGCGGCACCTTGTCCCTGACGAGCGAACTCGGTCAAGGAACGACCGCACGCGTTGAGCTTCCGCTGAACGCGGGCCGGGCCTCTTTGCGCTAA
- a CDS encoding transposase — protein sequence MSHRARPIHKAAHPVHVTLRTREDVHGLRTGAVFALLVRSIKDASDAEFRVVHFSIQHDHVHLIVEAHDKVTLSRGMHGLTIRLARAVNRALARRGSVWKERYHAHALRRPREVRNALLYVLMNHRKHGTSPAWLDPRSSAAWFDGWRRDALFEYALRDLGGLTGLAPPVQPARTWLVREGWRRHRLLGIDEGPRRAPCTSSSMFAFHAGRSTGGQL from the coding sequence GTGTCTCATCGCGCACGCCCCATTCACAAGGCTGCACATCCGGTTCATGTCACACTGCGAACCCGCGAAGACGTGCACGGCCTGCGAACAGGCGCGGTATTCGCGTTGCTGGTGCGAAGCATCAAAGATGCATCCGATGCGGAGTTTCGGGTCGTGCACTTCTCGATCCAGCACGACCATGTCCATTTGATCGTGGAGGCCCACGACAAGGTCACCTTGTCACGCGGAATGCACGGACTCACGATTCGGCTGGCGCGCGCAGTCAATCGTGCGCTTGCACGCCGTGGATCGGTATGGAAAGAGCGGTATCACGCCCACGCGCTCAGGAGACCACGGGAGGTTCGCAATGCGCTGCTTTACGTACTCATGAATCATAGGAAACACGGAACGTCTCCCGCTTGGCTCGATCCACGATCCTCCGCCGCATGGTTTGACGGGTGGCGTAGGGACGCCCTTTTCGAGTACGCGCTGCGCGATCTCGGCGGGCTCACCGGACTCGCGCCACCGGTCCAACCCGCGCGAACGTGGCTCGTTCGCGAAGGGTGGCGTCGCCATCGTTTGCTCGGTATCGACGAAGGTCCACGAAGGGCTCCCTGCACGAGCAGCTCGATGTTCGCCTTCCATGCCGGAAGGTCCACCGGCGGCCAGTTGTAG
- a CDS encoding response regulator transcription factor: protein MMEPPANRTEDGISVVYIEDDVRTACLMAKYLESHGLSITLAEDGATGITAVMRGDPDVVLLDLMMPGADGIEVCRQLRSRTGVPIIMVSARTEEADRVMGLEGGADDYLVKPFSSRELLARIRAHVRRARGRAGPPIERLRVGGLVLDPRAMSATIHGEGLALTTYEFMLLRALAESAGRVMTREQLVEIVRGSADETFERAIDVHISRLRQKLNDDPRHPRMLKTVRRRGYMLALEQE from the coding sequence ATGATGGAGCCTCCTGCGAATCGTACGGAAGATGGCATTTCCGTCGTTTACATCGAGGACGACGTTCGTACGGCATGCCTCATGGCCAAGTACCTCGAGTCGCATGGCCTCAGCATCACGTTGGCGGAGGATGGTGCCACCGGGATCACTGCGGTCATGCGGGGCGATCCGGACGTGGTGCTTCTGGATCTCATGATGCCCGGTGCCGACGGCATCGAAGTATGCCGGCAGCTGCGTAGCCGCACCGGGGTTCCCATCATCATGGTCAGTGCACGCACCGAGGAAGCCGATCGCGTCATGGGACTCGAGGGCGGTGCGGACGATTACCTGGTCAAACCGTTTTCCTCGCGGGAGCTGCTGGCGCGCATTCGGGCGCACGTGCGTCGCGCCCGCGGGCGTGCTGGGCCGCCCATCGAGCGGCTGCGCGTCGGCGGGCTCGTTCTCGATCCACGGGCCATGAGTGCCACGATCCATGGTGAAGGGCTCGCGCTCACCACGTACGAGTTCATGTTGCTTCGCGCACTCGCCGAGAGTGCAGGCCGCGTGATGACTCGCGAGCAGCTCGTGGAAATCGTGCGCGGGAGCGCCGACGAAACGTTCGAGCGCGCGATTGACGTGCATATCTCGCGCTTGCGGCAGAAGCTGAATGACGATCCGCGCCATCCCCGCATGCTCAAAACCGTGCGCCGTAGGGGCTACATGCTTGCCCTGGAACAGGAGTGA
- a CDS encoding nuclear transport factor 2 family protein, with translation MTKNANTSPALELALAYHEAWKNRDHATAMKVVADDVVSETPFGRIEGGDALHEAESSFAPMLEGATMVAAYGDETTALLMYYTHTQPVSSVLSAKHFTTNNGKITAIKALYDKSVFANAPNRQ, from the coding sequence ATGACGAAGAACGCCAATACCAGTCCCGCCCTCGAACTAGCCCTCGCCTACCACGAGGCCTGGAAGAACCGCGATCACGCGACCGCCATGAAGGTCGTTGCGGACGACGTCGTCTCCGAAACGCCCTTCGGTCGCATCGAAGGCGGGGACGCGTTGCACGAGGCGGAAAGTTCGTTCGCTCCCATGCTCGAAGGCGCGACGATGGTTGCAGCCTACGGCGATGAGACGACCGCGCTCTTGATGTACTATACGCACACGCAGCCCGTTTCGAGCGTGCTCTCCGCGAAACACTTCACGACAAACAACGGGAAGATCACCGCGATCAAGGCGCTCTATGACAAGAGTGTCTTCGCGAACGCCCCCAATCGCCAATAA